From the genome of Methanothrix soehngenii GP6:
ATTGTGGGCCAGAATCGTCGCCCGGCGTTCCTTCTTCAAAGCTTGAATCTCTTCTATCATAGCCATCGAGAACAGTCCCAGGGAATGGGAAACTATTATTTCAATCTATTTAGATAGGTTTTATGAATATTATTAGCTCAATTAAACTGTAATTGATCCTGATCTGCATCATTTGAACTTATCGAATACCATCGGAATATCATCCACCAATAACAGCAGTGAACAGGGCCAGCTCATCCCCATCCGCCAGCGGGGTCTCGAGCGACTGCAGGCTCTCGATGTTCTTTCCCGAGAGAAAGATGTTTACGTCCTCGCGCAGCCTTCCTTCCTTGAATAAAAGCGGCTCCAGCGAGGCGTGATCATGGCATAACAGGTTCAGAAGATCTCTTATCATTGCCCCCTCGCCTGGAAGATCGATATCTTTCTCCTTTCCCAGAATATTTCGAAATCCGGCAAACGACCTGATCTTAATCCTCATCAATAGCTATCTCCTTTGCCCTCTCCAGGGCCCGGATGGCGTCCTCCATCTTGAAGTCTCGCCGGTTGGAGGCCAGGAATGCGCGAAATCTCTCTATCTCCTCCTCTGCCACAAAGTCCCGCGCCCTCTCCATCATCATCTCATAGCTCCTCTCAGGAAAGTACAGAGCCTGTGCGCAGCGAAGGAGCCTGTCTTTTCCGACGGTGCCGATCGCTCCCTTCTGCCAGGCCTGCTCCAGATTGAAGCGGATGTTCACCAGAGGCTCTGAATGCGGCTCAAACGTGAAAGGATCAAAGGTTAGCGCCACCTCATCATCTGATACCAGCATTCCTTTCTTATAGGCCTGATAGATGAGCCCTACTCCCTCCATGCCATAAACATCCAGCTCCGAGGCCCGCAGGGCTCCCATGCTCGACGCCCCCAGGACCCTCGCTCCTGCGTCCAATGCGTATATGACCTCTTTATGCGCCACAGAAGAGTCCTGAAAGAAGACCCCATCGATGAGAACGATGATCCGCGCTCCATCCTGGGCAGCCCGATAAACGTCACCCCGCCGGGCAGGAGGCCGCCATTCAGCCTGCAGAATCTCCTCTGCCCTAGCTCTGGAGAGGCTTGGCCCTAGGAAGACGACGACTTCTGGCATTCTTTATCCTCTTGCCCACCCTTTCCCTGTCCACCCCAGCGATCTCAAGACCCGGGACGATCACCCTCACCACCGGAACGCCGATCTCTTCTCTGGTTAAATCGACCACCACTGCTCGCTCCAGGCCCGCCTCTTCCAGCTTGCTGATCATGAACTTGATATCCAAAAGGAAGTCATTGCTCTCAAAAGACTGAATATCAGCAAAGCTCTTTTTCTCCCCGATATCAAACCAATAACGGTTGAGCCTCTTGGTCCTTTCGTATCCGATTTGCCGGCGGAAATCGGCGGTGACGGTATCCTCTCTTGCCCCGTGGATCTGGGTGAGCC
Proteins encoded in this window:
- a CDS encoding TfuA-related McrA-glycine thioamidation protein gives rise to the protein MPEVVVFLGPSLSRARAEEILQAEWRPPARRGDVYRAAQDGARIIVLIDGVFFQDSSVAHKEVIYALDAGARVLGASSMGALRASELDVYGMEGVGLIYQAYKKGMLVSDDEVALTFDPFTFEPHSEPLVNIRFNLEQAWQKGAIGTVGKDRLLRCAQALYFPERSYEMMMERARDFVAEEEIERFRAFLASNRRDFKMEDAIRALERAKEIAIDED
- a CDS encoding ubiquitin-like small modifier protein 1, whose translation is MRIKIRSFAGFRNILGKEKDIDLPGEGAMIRDLLNLLCHDHASLEPLLFKEGRLREDVNIFLSGKNIESLQSLETPLADGDELALFTAVIGG